In the genome of Amphiura filiformis chromosome 4, Afil_fr2py, whole genome shotgun sequence, one region contains:
- the LOC140150205 gene encoding uncharacterized protein: MSLESGNFPDLLKSAMVTPILKKPTLDQNIFKNYRPVSNIPCIAKVIESVVASKFKDYLSCHGLNESMQSAYRKRHSTETALLKVHGDVLRELDDNKMVLLVMLDLTAAIRSITTLFFTD, from the coding sequence ATGTCTCTTGAATCTGGTAATTTCCCTGATTTACTTAAAAGTGCAATGGTTACTCCTATATTAAAGAAGCCTACTCTGGACCAAAACATATTTAAGAACTATAGGCCTGTTTCCAATATACCGTGTATTGCCAAAGTGATCGAGAGTGTTGTGGCATCCAAGTTTAAAGACTATTTGAGTTGCCATGGACTGAATGAATCTATGCAGTCTGCCTATCGCAAACGGCATAGCACCGAGACAGCACTGCTGAAAGTTCATGGTGATGTCCTGCGTGAGCTTGATGACAATAAAATGGTGCTCTTAGTTATGCTGGATCTCACAGCAGCGATACGATCGATCACAACACTCTTTTTCACAGACTAG